The Methanobacterium lacus genome includes a region encoding these proteins:
- a CDS encoding PaaI family thioesterase — protein sequence MLEPEQIKEFFKNDKLAAYLGIELVDVSEGFAVSKMEIKEEHLNGINTAHGGAIFTLADFTFAVAANTHGTVTVAINGNMSFMKAAFKGGILTATATEVSINPKLGTYTVNVTDDNGDLIAIFQGMAYRKRDKIKI from the coding sequence ATGTTGGAACCAGAACAGATCAAAGAATTCTTTAAAAATGATAAACTTGCAGCCTACCTTGGAATTGAACTTGTCGATGTCTCTGAGGGGTTTGCAGTTTCAAAGATGGAGATCAAAGAAGAGCACTTAAACGGTATCAACACTGCGCATGGAGGGGCCATATTCACACTAGCAGATTTCACATTTGCTGTGGCAGCCAATACACACGGAACTGTTACAGTGGCAATAAATGGGAATATGTCTTTCATGAAAGCAGCATTTAAAGGTGGAATTTTAACTGCAACAGCCACAGAAGTTTCCATCAATCCCAAACTCGGAACATACACGGTCAACGTCACAGATGATAATGGAGATTTAATAGCCATATTCCAAGGAATGGCCTACAGAAAACGGGATAAAATTAAAATATAA
- a CDS encoding GNAT family N-acetyltransferase: MIIRNEKIEDHEAVREINLKAFPTDIEATLVDKLRSSMDTISLVAVHEDKVVGHILFSPLTIENDEESFPALILAPIAVLPEYQKQGIGSKLVENGIIECRNHGHSIIILVGHPGYYPRFGFISAEQNRIEHPFEVPEDVFMVYELVPDTLSRVNGVLKYSKPFEEFF, encoded by the coding sequence ATGATTATACGTAATGAAAAAATTGAGGATCACGAAGCAGTGCGGGAAATAAATCTCAAAGCATTTCCAACCGATATTGAAGCCACCCTAGTTGATAAGCTTAGAAGTTCTATGGATACAATTTCATTGGTGGCTGTTCATGAAGATAAAGTGGTTGGCCATATACTTTTCAGCCCATTAACCATTGAAAATGATGAAGAATCTTTCCCAGCACTCATACTCGCCCCCATAGCAGTTTTACCAGAATATCAAAAACAGGGTATTGGATCCAAACTTGTTGAAAACGGGATTATTGAATGTAGAAATCATGGCCATTCCATCATAATACTGGTGGGACATCCAGGATACTATCCAAGATTTGGCTTCATTTCTGCAGAGCAAAACAGGATAGAACATCCTTTTGAAGTACCTGAAGATGTTTTTATGGTGTATGAACTGGTACCCGATACCCTAAGCCGTGTGAACGGTGTACTTAAGTACTCAAAACCATTCGAAGAATTTTTTTAG
- a CDS encoding Ig-like domain-containing protein has protein sequence MEYLNGIKGLKTSKIMLFALVLIGMVLIFSNGMGDASAVSVNDTYKPTISAVDPANNAVGISTSKTVKLTFSEAVKKGNMWIEFKNSKGQAVQFTSNLTGKTLYIKPKSQLAHQTSYTVTLHSGSIKDLAGNGIALYSTKFTTVKATKTYSDGQIKFNYPATWHLDSDLKDGDKILFGMKYYGTLSPQFQLEIQKTPYGMSDQDMEASMIYTEYPKGYTIISKQWYTLNGNRVYEEVCTIKPDKYCPVTLENKEMTIIKNHKIYTFDFTAPLKTFSNSKTDFNTIAQSFKIL, from the coding sequence ATGGAATATTTGAATGGTATAAAAGGGTTAAAAACCAGTAAAATAATGTTATTTGCCCTGGTTTTAATTGGTATGGTACTTATTTTTTCAAATGGTATGGGTGATGCTTCGGCAGTTTCAGTTAACGACACCTACAAACCAACCATCAGTGCTGTTGACCCGGCAAACAATGCTGTGGGTATTTCCACATCTAAGACTGTTAAACTAACATTTAGCGAAGCTGTTAAAAAGGGGAATATGTGGATAGAATTTAAAAACAGCAAAGGACAGGCTGTGCAATTCACATCTAACCTGACTGGTAAGACACTCTACATCAAGCCAAAATCTCAATTGGCACATCAAACCAGTTACACAGTAACTCTCCATTCTGGCAGTATTAAAGACCTGGCTGGAAATGGAATTGCATTGTACTCAACAAAATTCACCACCGTAAAAGCAACTAAAACCTATTCTGATGGTCAAATAAAGTTTAATTATCCAGCTACATGGCACTTAGATTCGGATTTAAAAGATGGGGATAAAATTTTGTTCGGCATGAAATATTATGGCACATTATCTCCTCAATTTCAATTGGAAATACAAAAAACTCCTTATGGCATGAGTGACCAGGATATGGAGGCTTCAATGATATATACTGAATATCCAAAGGGTTATACTATTATTTCCAAGCAGTGGTATACTTTAAATGGAAACAGAGTATATGAAGAAGTTTGTACAATCAAACCCGATAAATATTGCCCTGTAACTCTGGAAAACAAGGAAATGACAATTATAAAAAATCACAAAATCTACACATTTGATTTTACAGCACCTCTAAAAACTTTTTCAAACTCAAAAACAGACTTCAACACTATTGCACAGAGCTTCAAGATCCTATAA
- a CDS encoding DUF2207 domain-containing protein, whose amino-acid sequence MNFKGNIIFTAIIILLMLTGIVCSVYADDRNYSIPWANMDLVVGDNGALHVTEIIHYHFTGTYNGVNRNIPLKSYENIDNIRVNVTGAYYNYTTENTGNQIKLNVYLFEDPEKTIPIQDRDIDVVYSYDMLHVVKFYNDVAELQYKVWGEGWKVPVGRVNTVVHLRSEDGVKYWFNPPYLTENSSWNNSNLLVTSTNIPRNNWYEVRMAIPLNQFTSYGEGQKVNENGALAIENIQHDYANMVWFEEFLFTILPLIVLISLIYPFYIIYQSWGGQLRTKGRSTGNLPENDPPAIVNAICGNGISKQIGDPGIDGFLATIMDLIKRRYLIVDHYYYEEEGLKLKINKNQDVKHLKSFEKTVLDFLRNFEKNGIIHMDNMGDNIEKAHFKKKFLDWRKQVNKKLKGGRLKTMFVERNNLGMYIYGFVTLLGSILIIAMTYNNPIPGSTYSFYSGILLLPVSILSIFITSKVNVKWTDIGKEYRANWKTYKGYMKNSKHYEDPKAFDNYIIYGTALGVGDNITKLIGKKFPEEDLLNIPLYIFQNSSEYKQFRTTLISYMGAYGAMQAYIIGHDVTGGSGGLGGGGAGGAGGGSGGGGGGAF is encoded by the coding sequence GTGAATTTCAAGGGAAATATAATATTTACAGCGATTATTATTTTGCTCATGTTAACTGGAATTGTGTGTTCAGTTTATGCGGATGATAGAAACTACTCCATACCCTGGGCAAATATGGATTTGGTTGTTGGGGATAATGGTGCACTGCATGTAACTGAGATAATCCATTACCATTTTACAGGAACTTACAATGGTGTTAACAGAAACATACCCCTTAAAAGTTATGAAAACATCGATAACATCAGGGTTAACGTGACTGGTGCCTACTACAACTACACAACAGAGAATACTGGTAATCAAATAAAACTGAATGTTTATCTGTTTGAAGACCCTGAAAAAACAATTCCAATTCAGGACAGGGATATTGATGTTGTTTACAGTTATGATATGCTTCACGTTGTGAAGTTTTATAACGATGTTGCAGAACTTCAGTACAAAGTCTGGGGAGAAGGTTGGAAAGTTCCGGTGGGCCGTGTAAACACAGTGGTACATCTTAGATCTGAAGATGGAGTTAAATATTGGTTTAATCCCCCATATCTAACAGAAAATTCATCATGGAACAATTCAAATCTTCTGGTGACCAGTACAAACATACCAAGGAATAACTGGTATGAAGTAAGAATGGCCATTCCCTTAAATCAGTTTACAAGTTATGGTGAAGGTCAAAAGGTGAATGAAAATGGTGCCCTTGCCATAGAGAATATTCAACATGATTATGCTAACATGGTATGGTTTGAAGAATTTCTATTCACCATACTGCCGCTGATAGTACTGATCAGCTTGATCTACCCATTCTACATAATATACCAATCATGGGGAGGCCAACTCAGAACTAAGGGTAGATCTACAGGCAATTTGCCAGAAAATGATCCTCCCGCAATTGTAAACGCAATCTGTGGGAACGGAATTTCAAAACAAATAGGCGATCCTGGAATTGATGGATTCCTTGCAACCATAATGGACCTGATAAAAAGAAGGTACCTAATTGTGGATCATTACTATTACGAAGAGGAAGGTCTTAAACTTAAAATTAATAAAAATCAGGATGTTAAGCATCTTAAGAGTTTTGAAAAAACTGTTCTAGATTTCCTTAGGAATTTTGAGAAAAACGGAATCATACATATGGATAACATGGGTGACAACATTGAAAAAGCCCATTTTAAAAAGAAGTTCCTGGATTGGAGAAAGCAGGTTAATAAAAAACTCAAAGGTGGTAGGTTAAAGACCATGTTTGTCGAGAGAAATAACCTTGGAATGTATATTTATGGCTTCGTCACCCTACTAGGTTCCATTCTCATAATTGCAATGACCTACAACAATCCCATTCCTGGGAGTACTTACTCTTTCTATTCCGGGATATTACTGCTTCCAGTTTCAATTCTATCCATTTTCATTACTTCCAAAGTCAATGTAAAATGGACTGATATTGGCAAGGAGTACCGAGCCAACTGGAAGACTTACAAGGGATACATGAAAAATTCAAAACATTATGAAGATCCGAAGGCCTTTGATAATTACATCATCTATGGAACTGCCCTGGGTGTTGGGGATAATATCACGAAGTTAATTGGGAAAAAATTTCCAGAGGAGGATCTTTTGAACATTCCACTCTACATCTTCCAAAATTCAAGTGAATACAAACAATTTAGAACAACCTTAATCTCCTACATGGGAGCATATGGAGCAATGCAAGCCTATATAATAGGACATGATGTAACTGGTGGATCTGGAGGATTAGGCGGAGGAGGAGCAGGTGGGGCTGGTGGAGGCTCTGGTGGAGGTGGAGGTGGGGCATTCTAG
- a CDS encoding DUF5518 domain-containing protein has translation MVEIKWKPVSIGLVIAIVIGLILGILTSWGDLLGYLIGSAVVAYLVGGTYKNGVIYGAIVGLVAAVVVLVVGLMGLSVAYTTNLFLVGWIAISTVIVLSIIIGAITGAIGGIIGIIIKNRSN, from the coding sequence ATGGTTGAAATTAAGTGGAAGCCTGTTTCAATTGGTTTAGTAATTGCCATTGTAATAGGTTTGATCCTTGGAATTTTAACATCTTGGGGAGATTTATTAGGCTATTTAATAGGATCAGCAGTTGTTGCCTACTTGGTAGGTGGGACCTACAAAAATGGAGTGATCTATGGAGCAATCGTTGGTTTGGTTGCTGCAGTGGTTGTCCTAGTAGTAGGTTTAATGGGTTTGAGTGTTGCCTATACCACTAACCTGTTTTTAGTTGGATGGATAGCAATATCAACAGTCATAGTCCTTTCCATAATTATTGGAGCAATTACGGGTGCAATTGGTGGAATAATAGGAATAATAATAAAAAATAGAAGCAACTGA
- a CDS encoding PadR family transcriptional regulator: protein MKQVGELRMWILHVLDETGPSNGVEIMANVQAHYDLQVQWHNDTHKHPHPETDIKSKKLLPGSIYPMLKKMVSEGLITKKEDGRYELTKKGHIVTTNLFEHFQSQKNGDPLPISLKNSLTAINWHVSYMEDANKEDITPYQDSIESLIERLEKLKKSIK from the coding sequence ATGAAACAAGTTGGAGAATTGAGGATGTGGATACTTCATGTATTAGATGAAACTGGACCAAGTAACGGTGTTGAAATCATGGCCAATGTCCAAGCACACTACGATCTGCAGGTACAATGGCACAATGACACCCATAAACATCCCCATCCAGAAACAGATATAAAATCAAAAAAACTCTTACCAGGATCAATATATCCCATGCTAAAAAAAATGGTATCTGAAGGTTTAATAACAAAAAAAGAAGATGGAAGATATGAATTAACAAAAAAGGGACATATTGTTACGACTAATTTATTTGAACACTTCCAATCACAAAAAAATGGAGATCCACTACCCATATCCTTAAAAAATTCATTAACTGCAATAAACTGGCATGTATCATACATGGAAGACGCAAATAAAGAGGATATAACACCTTACCAAGACTCAATAGAATCCTTGATAGAAAGACTCGAGAAACTAAAAAAATCAATCAAATAA
- a CDS encoding MDR family MFS transporter, which translates to MNSTNTQNNLIKHYKLILSGLIISLLIVAIDSTITTTAMPKIIASLGGLKYYVWPFTIYLTTVIISAMLSGKLTDFYGSKKILIVALMVFIVGSVLCGFSKNMGELILFRALQGLGAGIIVTVPKKIIAEMFPPRQRGKYMGLFGVAGGISTVVGPTLGGFITDFLGWQWIFFVNVPIGIITLSLIIPYLPELGVIVKDKIIDYNGLITFTVALTSFLAALTFSQQSTVAPIYVELLWLVSLIMLAGFIYAEKTAKEPVLPLYLFKNSVFTVSTVSVFLLGAITLAGTVYIPVFLQLVQGMGPQISGLFLTPLMFSMIVTAILSGQIISKTGTYKKLAIVSFATGALGMFLLSTLTPSTTNLELIIYELITGIGAGLAMPIFMIAVQNAVSKRDLGVVTSSSMYFEQLGSVIGLAVLGSIMNTTLNYNLQNSTANMASTLLVTALHNVFIAALIMNLLGFVICFFLKDIYMSNEFNE; encoded by the coding sequence ATGAACTCTACAAACACTCAAAATAATCTTATAAAACATTACAAATTGATATTATCTGGACTTATTATCAGTCTCTTAATTGTTGCAATAGACAGTACAATTACCACAACTGCCATGCCTAAAATTATTGCAAGTCTAGGTGGTTTAAAGTACTATGTTTGGCCCTTTACAATATACCTCACAACTGTAATTATTTCTGCCATGCTTTCTGGCAAGCTCACAGACTTCTATGGAAGCAAAAAAATATTGATAGTTGCCTTGATGGTTTTTATAGTTGGATCTGTTCTATGCGGATTTTCCAAAAACATGGGCGAACTCATACTATTTAGAGCTCTGCAGGGTTTGGGTGCAGGTATCATCGTGACTGTGCCAAAGAAAATAATTGCAGAAATGTTCCCACCAAGACAACGAGGAAAATATATGGGTTTATTTGGTGTGGCCGGCGGTATTTCAACTGTGGTCGGCCCTACACTCGGAGGATTCATAACAGATTTCCTTGGATGGCAATGGATATTCTTTGTAAATGTTCCAATAGGAATAATAACACTTAGCTTAATCATTCCCTACCTTCCTGAATTAGGAGTTATTGTTAAAGATAAAATAATTGATTACAATGGCCTAATAACTTTTACAGTTGCCTTAACATCGTTTCTGGCTGCATTAACCTTCAGCCAGCAGAGTACTGTCGCTCCAATTTACGTGGAGCTACTATGGCTTGTCTCGTTGATCATGCTCGCAGGATTTATATATGCTGAGAAAACGGCCAAAGAACCAGTATTACCATTATACCTGTTTAAAAATTCTGTGTTCACTGTTTCAACTGTTTCAGTCTTTCTTTTAGGAGCCATAACCCTAGCAGGAACAGTTTATATACCTGTTTTTCTTCAGTTGGTTCAGGGAATGGGTCCTCAAATTTCAGGCTTGTTTCTAACTCCCCTGATGTTTTCCATGATAGTGACTGCAATTTTATCTGGACAAATAATCTCAAAAACAGGTACTTACAAAAAACTGGCCATCGTCTCCTTTGCAACAGGAGCCCTCGGAATGTTCCTACTATCAACACTCACCCCCAGCACAACGAACCTTGAGCTCATAATCTACGAACTCATAACTGGTATAGGTGCAGGATTAGCCATGCCAATATTCATGATTGCAGTCCAAAATGCGGTTTCAAAACGGGATTTAGGAGTAGTTACTTCGTCGTCGATGTACTTCGAACAACTCGGAAGTGTTATTGGTTTAGCAGTTCTAGGTTCAATTATGAACACCACACTGAATTACAACCTGCAAAATAGCACAGCAAATATGGCATCAACACTACTAGTCACAGCACTCCATAACGTATTCATTGCTGCATTAATAATGAACCTGCTGGGTTTTGTAATATGTTTCTTCTTAAAGGATATTTACATGAGTAACGAATTTAATGAATAA
- a CDS encoding TetR/AcrR family transcriptional regulator — protein sequence MDAKDKKNRILDAALKLFNDKGIDNTSTSLISKEAGVATGTLYIYFETKVDLITELGKSIQEESLESFRDLIGSSAGHSSLKKYWLDKVEWGVNNPDKHKFMLQFKSSPYNKNIELKIPDHEEKLTNFIKNGIEAKVLKDLSPKYVSKFFSNHVTFTVEYIIHTNTRERERFFETFYDGIKHE from the coding sequence ATGGATGCAAAAGATAAAAAAAACAGAATTCTGGATGCGGCATTGAAGTTATTCAATGATAAAGGGATAGATAACACTTCAACTTCCCTAATTTCTAAGGAAGCCGGTGTTGCAACGGGAACTCTATACATATATTTTGAAACCAAGGTAGATCTCATCACTGAATTAGGTAAATCCATACAGGAAGAAAGTTTGGAAAGTTTTAGGGATCTTATTGGATCTTCAGCTGGGCACAGTTCATTAAAAAAATATTGGCTCGATAAAGTGGAGTGGGGAGTAAATAATCCTGATAAACATAAATTTATGTTACAATTTAAATCATCACCCTACAATAAAAATATCGAACTAAAAATTCCTGATCACGAAGAAAAACTTACAAATTTTATTAAAAATGGAATTGAGGCTAAAGTATTGAAGGATCTATCTCCAAAATATGTTTCAAAGTTTTTTTCAAACCATGTTACATTTACAGTCGAGTATATCATCCATACCAATACTCGAGAAAGGGAAAGATTTTTTGAAACATTTTACGATGGAATAAAACATGAATAA
- a CDS encoding sulfite exporter TauE/SafE family protein produces MIDLNLVLLPLFGLLIGLLVSMFGGGGGGLYVPVLILIFGVTPQVAIATSLASVLPTSVVSSISHFREGNVDIRTGLILGIGGVVGTLVGAVIANLIPPVLLEKIMGIFTLIMLIPMLRSLVQRQQKMKELNGENQEKTTLKGPKRAVASLFGVASGLLAGVFGISGTPPIIAGLYSLGLPALMVVGTSVFVLIFNSLAGIGGFYLLGRLNLTLIILLGGSAAVGAFIGPLLLKKINPNTFEKIYGPVIMGTMIIFALGLIIA; encoded by the coding sequence ATGATTGATTTAAATTTAGTTTTACTTCCCTTATTTGGGCTGTTAATAGGCCTTCTTGTATCCATGTTCGGTGGGGGTGGGGGTGGATTGTATGTTCCAGTTTTAATATTGATTTTTGGAGTCACTCCACAAGTTGCAATCGCTACTTCCCTTGCATCTGTTTTACCAACCTCAGTGGTGAGCTCTATAAGCCATTTTCGAGAAGGAAATGTAGATATCCGTACGGGATTAATTCTGGGAATAGGTGGCGTAGTAGGTACATTAGTAGGGGCAGTGATAGCCAATCTAATACCTCCGGTACTTTTAGAAAAGATCATGGGAATATTTACACTTATCATGTTAATTCCTATGTTGAGAAGTTTGGTACAAAGACAACAAAAAATGAAGGAATTAAACGGAGAAAATCAAGAAAAAACTACACTTAAAGGTCCTAAAAGAGCTGTTGCTTCTCTATTTGGAGTTGCATCTGGATTGTTGGCAGGTGTTTTTGGAATAAGTGGAACGCCTCCAATTATTGCAGGACTTTACAGTTTAGGGTTACCAGCGCTTATGGTTGTAGGTACATCTGTCTTTGTGCTTATCTTCAATTCACTTGCTGGAATAGGAGGTTTTTATTTATTAGGCAGGTTAAATCTTACTTTAATCATACTATTAGGTGGCAGTGCTGCGGTAGGTGCTTTTATAGGGCCACTATTGCTTAAAAAAATTAATCCCAATACCTTTGAGAAAATCTATGGACCTGTAATCATGGGAACAATGATTATTTTCGCCTTAGGATTGATAATTGCTTAA
- a CDS encoding MBL fold metallo-hydrolase, which yields MKIGENVYALESTKGSYSYLIMDKEPILIDTGYPGKFEDILEEINSLNLELKSIKHILLTHHDVDHVGNAALLQEETGATLWASKDDIPYILGDKCRPGIKKLVSFILRPKKPEKIQVYQNTTIGDVQIISTPGHTPGHVSFLYEDILFAGDLVGNTNGKLKKPPIFGNSNTKSIDESIIKMNEYDFNWICPAHGEPIELKDEWKQLLNNIRRN from the coding sequence ATGAAAATCGGAGAGAATGTATATGCTTTAGAATCGACAAAAGGTAGCTATTCATATTTAATAATGGATAAAGAACCAATATTGATAGATACTGGATATCCTGGAAAATTTGAGGATATTTTAGAAGAAATCAATTCTTTAAATTTGGAACTAAAGAGTATAAAACACATACTTTTGACTCACCACGATGTTGATCACGTTGGAAATGCTGCTTTACTGCAAGAGGAAACAGGTGCCACATTATGGGCTTCAAAAGATGATATTCCCTATATATTGGGAGATAAATGCAGGCCCGGTATTAAGAAGTTAGTATCATTTATCTTGAGACCTAAAAAACCTGAAAAAATACAAGTATATCAGAATACTACCATTGGGGATGTTCAGATCATATCAACTCCGGGCCATACACCTGGCCATGTTTCGTTTCTCTACGAAGATATTTTATTTGCAGGAGATCTTGTTGGGAATACCAATGGAAAACTAAAGAAACCTCCAATATTCGGGAATTCCAACACAAAATCTATTGATGAATCCATTATTAAAATGAACGAATATGATTTTAACTGGATATGTCCTGCCCATGGTGAACCTATAGAACTAAAAGATGAGTGGAAACAGTTGTTAAATAATATAAGGAGAAATTGA